The Catenuloplanes niger genome includes a window with the following:
- a CDS encoding FAD-linked oxidase C-terminal domain-containing protein has translation MDALAAVTKHARALLPERAVITDRARLRTYDCDGLTHHRVVPGLVVLPETAEQVASVVAACARHRVPFVARGSGTGLSGGALPHAAGVLIVTSRLRRILAVRPADERAVVEPGVINLDVTRAAAPYGYHYAPDPSSRQICSIGGNVAENSGGAHCLKYGFTAGHVVAADLVTPDGDLVTLGGEAPDAPGYDLLGTVVGAEGTLGVVTSVTVRLTRDPEAVTTLLAAFPGTDDAGAATSAIIAAGIVPAAIEMMDALAIEAAEAAVACGYPPGAGAVLIIELDGPAADVHAELATVTRLCASATELRIAADAAERELIWTGRRSAFAAVGRISPDYIVQDGVIPRTALPEVLRAITTLAADTGVRVANVFHAGDGNLHPLVLFDAAVPGQEDRAEDVSGAILDLCVTHGGSITGEHGVGVDKAKYLPRMFTDADLDTMQLVRCAFDPAGIANPGKIFPTPRLCGEIPRTHHAATEPPAAAEIF, from the coding sequence ATGGATGCGCTCGCGGCCGTCACGAAGCACGCCCGCGCGTTGCTGCCGGAGCGGGCGGTGATCACGGACCGGGCCCGGCTGCGGACGTACGACTGCGACGGCCTGACCCATCACCGGGTCGTGCCCGGGCTGGTCGTCCTGCCGGAGACCGCGGAGCAGGTCGCCTCCGTCGTGGCCGCGTGCGCCCGGCACCGGGTGCCGTTCGTCGCCCGCGGCTCGGGCACCGGGCTGTCCGGCGGCGCGCTGCCGCACGCGGCGGGTGTCCTGATCGTCACGTCCCGGCTGCGGCGGATCCTCGCGGTGCGGCCGGCGGACGAGCGTGCGGTCGTCGAACCCGGGGTGATCAACCTGGACGTGACCCGCGCCGCGGCGCCGTACGGGTACCACTACGCGCCGGACCCGTCGAGCCGGCAGATCTGCTCGATCGGCGGCAACGTCGCGGAGAACTCCGGCGGCGCGCACTGCCTGAAGTACGGGTTCACGGCCGGGCACGTGGTCGCGGCCGACCTGGTCACCCCGGACGGTGACCTGGTCACGCTGGGCGGCGAGGCGCCGGACGCGCCCGGTTACGACCTGCTCGGCACCGTGGTCGGCGCGGAGGGCACGCTCGGCGTGGTCACCTCCGTGACCGTGCGGCTGACCCGCGACCCGGAGGCGGTGACCACGCTGCTGGCCGCGTTCCCGGGCACCGACGACGCGGGCGCGGCCACCTCGGCGATCATCGCGGCCGGGATCGTGCCGGCCGCGATCGAGATGATGGACGCGCTCGCGATCGAGGCCGCCGAGGCCGCGGTGGCCTGCGGTTACCCGCCCGGCGCCGGGGCCGTGCTGATCATCGAGCTGGACGGGCCGGCCGCGGACGTGCATGCGGAACTGGCCACGGTCACCCGGCTCTGCGCGTCCGCGACCGAGCTGCGGATCGCGGCCGACGCCGCCGAGCGCGAGCTGATCTGGACGGGCCGCCGGTCCGCGTTCGCCGCGGTCGGCCGGATCAGCCCGGACTACATCGTGCAGGACGGTGTGATCCCGCGGACCGCGCTGCCCGAGGTGCTGCGCGCGATCACCACGCTCGCCGCGGACACCGGCGTCCGCGTCGCGAACGTGTTCCACGCCGGCGACGGCAACCTGCACCCGCTCGTGCTGTTCGACGCGGCCGTCCCCGGCCAGGAGGACCGCGCGGAGGACGTCAGCGGCGCGATCCTCGACCTGTGCGTCACCCACGGCGGTTCGATCACCGGCGAGCACGGCGTCGGCGTCGACAAGGCGAAATATCTGCCGCGCATGTTCACCGACGCCGACCTGGACACGATGCAGCTGGTCCGGTGCGCGTTCGACCCGGCCGGCATCGCGAACCCCGGCAAGATCTTCCCGACCCCGCGCCTCTGCGGCGAGATCCCCCGCACGCACCACGCCGCCACCGAGCCGCCCGCCGCCGCGGAGATCTTCTGA
- a CDS encoding Nramp family divalent metal transporter gives MGDYPLGVSRPPLGVRDLPEPEQVFGVPRLGPWQVVKFAIGPSLIALGISIGSGEWLLGPQAVGQFGFVGVGWVILVSAVLQTFYNVECARTVMATGEAPVVAWGRVPPGVWLWVPLSVFVVIFAFIAGGWAASAGQGVYALVHGEPPPAGAEEPRLWAIALLVLVFLLTASARRISRTLELANWVMVGSILVALLIVDLLVVPWEIWWEGIRGLVTPAAPPAGITATQLGGLAGFTALVSGLNWYVMGHYRDKGYGMGYHTGFISGLRGGGGGLRDVGVTFPDDDLNRGRWRRWYRLLLLDMWGVFFVGAMLGMLLPTILMAYAVQLAGERPTAANVPTFVAAALDESYGRGAFYVALAVGVLILFSTQLGIFEGMVRVATDAAHATSPRLRRLVEGDPRRFYYPFMLTLLVVIAVVLHLALPVNLVQWSANMSNLGALIYPFLLMYLNSRLPRPARPRPWHYVLLVANVLFFGFFFVNFVADLVGDPLVTF, from the coding sequence ATGGGCGACTACCCGCTCGGCGTCAGCCGGCCACCGCTCGGCGTCCGTGACCTGCCCGAACCGGAGCAGGTGTTCGGCGTGCCCCGGCTCGGCCCGTGGCAGGTGGTCAAGTTCGCGATCGGCCCGAGCCTGATCGCGCTCGGCATCTCGATCGGCAGCGGCGAGTGGCTGCTCGGCCCGCAGGCGGTCGGCCAGTTCGGCTTCGTCGGCGTCGGTTGGGTCATCCTGGTCTCCGCGGTGCTGCAGACGTTCTACAACGTCGAGTGCGCCCGCACGGTCATGGCGACCGGCGAGGCCCCGGTGGTCGCGTGGGGCCGCGTACCGCCGGGGGTGTGGCTGTGGGTCCCGCTCTCCGTGTTCGTCGTCATCTTCGCGTTCATCGCCGGTGGCTGGGCCGCCTCCGCCGGTCAGGGCGTCTACGCGCTGGTGCACGGCGAGCCGCCGCCGGCCGGCGCGGAGGAGCCGCGGCTGTGGGCGATCGCGCTGCTGGTGCTGGTGTTCCTGCTGACCGCGTCCGCCCGCCGGATCAGCCGCACGCTGGAGCTGGCGAACTGGGTCATGGTCGGCTCGATCCTGGTCGCGCTGCTGATCGTCGACCTGCTCGTGGTCCCGTGGGAGATCTGGTGGGAGGGCATCCGCGGCCTGGTCACGCCGGCCGCGCCGCCGGCCGGCATCACCGCGACCCAGCTCGGCGGCCTGGCCGGCTTCACCGCGCTGGTCAGCGGCCTGAACTGGTACGTGATGGGTCACTACCGCGACAAGGGCTACGGGATGGGCTACCACACCGGGTTCATCTCCGGCCTGCGCGGTGGCGGCGGCGGACTGCGCGACGTGGGCGTCACGTTCCCGGACGACGACCTGAACCGCGGCCGGTGGCGCCGCTGGTACCGGTTGCTGCTGCTGGACATGTGGGGCGTCTTCTTCGTCGGCGCGATGCTCGGCATGCTGCTGCCGACGATCCTGATGGCGTACGCCGTGCAGCTGGCCGGGGAGCGGCCGACCGCCGCGAACGTGCCGACGTTCGTGGCGGCCGCGCTCGACGAGTCGTACGGCCGCGGCGCGTTCTACGTGGCGCTGGCCGTGGGCGTGCTGATCCTGTTCAGCACGCAGCTGGGCATCTTCGAGGGGATGGTGCGCGTCGCCACGGACGCGGCGCACGCGACCAGCCCCCGGCTGCGGAGGCTGGTGGAGGGGGACCCGCGGCGGTTCTACTACCCGTTCATGCTCACGCTGCTGGTCGTCATCGCGGTCGTGCTGCACCTGGCGCTGCCGGTGAACCTGGTGCAGTGGTCGGCGAACATGTCGAACCTCGGCGCGCTGATCTACCCGTTCCTGCTGATGTACCTCAACAGCCGGCTGCCCCGGCCGGCCCGGCCCCGGCCGTGGCACTACGTGCTGCTGGTGGCGAACGTGCTGTTCTTCGGCTTCTTCTTCGTCAACTTTGTCGCGGACCTGGTGGGCGATCCGCTGGTGACGTTCTGA
- a CDS encoding glycosyltransferase family 39 protein, whose amino-acid sequence MTPARRLLRPADIALVAVLAGVVLRLWHYAQDASLWLDEAMIAINVRESGFGELTGELMYNQSAPLAWLWLVRIARVLFGDGERALRLVPLLLGIAGLIVAWLVARRWLGPAGAVTLVGLYAISPALIRYSAELKQYSADATLVLMMAGVALWALERSAAVPSRRWLPIALFWLAALVSSWLSMSAILAAPGFALVLVVAIWRRDGFAAAFRAAAWGFGWLASFGVHWVAGLAATTGEPHLKPFWTERGALPPEHPSAGQLLEWAAARPEALAIEPLHVPAGVVSVLFYLALLAGLGLALWRRPAAGWLLAAPLVSALIYGAVRAVPMGSRLALWLAPIMLTLVAIAADAAVRAAVSPFPRAAAWWRPAVPTGTGPGERAAGDDAGAAHPPAGAPAAGTAAPGARRVPAAVGAVAVLLLVTMTGLVAAPQIAHAGRPVTETLTTDDRGGVEWISQRKRDGDLVLVTISSAPSIVWYAKPRLLRPGHYVRASGAADCDPAKLDAAVAGYQRLLVYQGIRTEPRTPAALLAQIDRLGTVTEEIDLGESHAWVVTLRPTPGPPDPANCMTLVTLY is encoded by the coding sequence GTGACTCCTGCTCGCCGTCTTCTCCGGCCCGCCGACATCGCGCTCGTCGCGGTTCTCGCCGGGGTGGTCCTGCGTCTCTGGCACTACGCGCAGGACGCCTCGCTCTGGCTCGACGAGGCGATGATCGCGATAAACGTCCGCGAGTCCGGGTTCGGCGAGCTGACCGGCGAACTGATGTACAACCAGAGCGCGCCGCTCGCCTGGCTGTGGCTGGTCCGGATCGCCCGGGTGCTGTTCGGCGACGGCGAGCGCGCGCTCCGGCTGGTCCCGCTGCTGCTCGGCATCGCCGGCCTGATCGTCGCCTGGCTGGTCGCCCGCCGCTGGCTCGGCCCGGCCGGCGCGGTCACGCTGGTCGGCCTCTACGCGATCTCCCCGGCGCTGATCCGCTACTCGGCCGAGCTGAAGCAGTACTCGGCCGACGCCACGCTGGTGCTGATGATGGCCGGCGTGGCGCTGTGGGCGCTGGAGCGGTCCGCCGCCGTCCCGTCCCGGCGCTGGCTGCCGATCGCGCTGTTCTGGCTGGCCGCGCTGGTCTCGTCGTGGCTGAGCATGTCCGCGATCCTGGCCGCGCCCGGCTTCGCGCTGGTCCTGGTGGTCGCGATCTGGCGCCGGGACGGTTTCGCCGCCGCGTTCCGGGCCGCCGCGTGGGGCTTCGGGTGGCTGGCGTCGTTCGGCGTGCACTGGGTGGCCGGGCTGGCCGCGACCACGGGTGAGCCGCACCTGAAGCCGTTCTGGACCGAGCGCGGCGCCCTCCCACCGGAGCACCCGAGCGCCGGCCAGCTGCTGGAGTGGGCCGCGGCCCGCCCGGAGGCCCTCGCGATCGAGCCGCTGCACGTACCGGCCGGTGTCGTGTCGGTCCTGTTCTACCTCGCCCTGCTGGCCGGGCTGGGGCTGGCGCTGTGGCGTCGCCCGGCGGCCGGCTGGCTGCTGGCCGCACCGCTGGTCTCCGCGCTGATCTACGGCGCGGTCCGGGCGGTGCCGATGGGCAGCCGGCTGGCGCTGTGGCTCGCCCCGATCATGCTGACGCTGGTCGCGATCGCGGCCGACGCGGCGGTCCGCGCCGCGGTCTCGCCGTTCCCGCGGGCCGCGGCATGGTGGCGTCCGGCGGTCCCCACCGGCACCGGGCCCGGGGAGCGCGCGGCGGGCGACGACGCCGGTGCGGCGCATCCGCCGGCGGGTGCTCCCGCGGCCGGGACCGCCGCGCCCGGCGCGCGGCGGGTGCCGGCCGCCGTCGGTGCGGTCGCGGTGCTGCTCCTGGTCACGATGACCGGGCTGGTGGCCGCGCCGCAGATCGCGCACGCCGGGCGCCCGGTGACCGAGACGCTGACGACGGACGACCGCGGCGGCGTCGAGTGGATCAGTCAGCGGAAGCGCGACGGCGACCTGGTCCTGGTCACCATCTCGTCCGCGCCCTCGATCGTCTGGTACGCGAAGCCGCGGCTGCTGCGGCCGGGACACTACGTGCGCGCGTCCGGCGCGGCGGACTGCGACCCGGCCAAGCTCGACGCGGCGGTCGCCGGGTACCAGCGGCTCCTCGTCTACCAGGGCATCCGCACCGAGCCGAGGACGCCGGCCGCGCTGCTGGCGCAGATCGACCGGCTGGGCACCGTGACCGAGGAGATCGATCTCGGCGAGAGCCACGCCTGGGTGGTGACGCTCCGCCCCACGCCGGGGCCGCCGGACCCGGCGAACTGCATGACGCTGGTGACGCTGTACTGA
- a CDS encoding VOC family protein, protein MISNISLVTVYCLDQDAARDFYVEHLGFTPAVDVPMGPDFRWVTIVHPNQPELEVTLMTPGPPLDDDAAAFVRRQLEAGKMGGLGLRVEDCRAAYEKLRAAGVTFLQEPSDRPYGVEAVLRDNTGNWLVLVEPREFAPADLA, encoded by the coding sequence ATGATCTCGAACATCTCGCTGGTCACGGTGTACTGCCTGGACCAGGACGCGGCCCGTGACTTCTACGTCGAACACCTCGGGTTCACGCCGGCCGTGGACGTGCCGATGGGACCGGACTTCCGCTGGGTGACGATCGTGCACCCGAACCAGCCCGAGCTGGAGGTCACGCTGATGACGCCCGGCCCGCCGCTGGACGACGACGCGGCCGCGTTCGTGCGGCGGCAACTGGAGGCCGGCAAGATGGGCGGGCTCGGCCTGCGCGTCGAGGACTGCCGGGCCGCCTACGAGAAGCTGCGCGCGGCCGGCGTCACGTTCCTCCAGGAGCCGTCCGACCGGCCGTACGGCGTGGAGGCGGTGCTGCGCGACAACACCGGCAACTGGCTGGTGCTGGTCGAGCCGCGCGAGTTCGCCCCGGCCGACCTGGCGTGA
- a CDS encoding AraC family transcriptional regulator, with the protein MVATGLLAHLRRARDHADRHFDEPLDLDTLARVAGVSKYHFTRTFQEIYGQTPIRYVTRRRIERAQDLLRTANLTVTEVCMLVGFASLGSFSSRFHALVGESPAAYQRRWAARGAPHVPGCYLFMAGVLASNLGEATVRPAPVPSQHDLEHLAGHGVLPGPGRGP; encoded by the coding sequence ATGGTCGCCACCGGGCTGCTCGCGCACCTGCGCCGGGCGCGGGACCACGCCGACCGGCACTTCGACGAGCCGCTCGACCTGGACACGCTCGCGCGGGTGGCCGGCGTGTCCAAGTACCACTTCACCCGCACGTTCCAGGAGATCTACGGGCAGACGCCGATCCGGTACGTGACCCGCCGGCGGATCGAGCGCGCGCAGGATCTGCTCCGCACGGCGAACCTGACCGTGACCGAGGTCTGCATGCTGGTCGGCTTCGCCAGCCTCGGTTCGTTCTCGTCCCGGTTCCACGCGCTGGTCGGCGAGAGCCCGGCCGCCTACCAGCGCCGGTGGGCCGCGCGCGGGGCGCCGCACGTGCCGGGCTGCTACCTGTTCATGGCCGGCGTGCTGGCGAGCAACCTGGGAGAAGCCACGGTCCGGCCGGCACCCGTACCGTCGCAGCATGATCTCGAACATCTCGCTGGTCACGGTGTACTGCCTGGACCAGGACGCGGCCCGTGA
- a CDS encoding DUF1304 domain-containing protein, which produces MGIAANVVVGLVVVIHLYIVVLEMVLWARPRGRAVFGTTPEFAEASKTLAANQGLYNGFLAAGLIWALLADDGTAYQAKLFFLGCVLVAGLYGAATVSRRILFVQAVPAALGLVLVLLAG; this is translated from the coding sequence GTGGGTATCGCAGCGAACGTCGTGGTCGGGTTGGTCGTCGTCATTCATCTCTACATCGTGGTGCTGGAGATGGTGCTGTGGGCGCGGCCCCGTGGGCGGGCGGTCTTCGGGACCACGCCCGAGTTCGCGGAGGCCTCGAAGACGCTCGCGGCGAACCAGGGGCTGTACAACGGATTCCTCGCGGCCGGGCTGATCTGGGCGCTGCTGGCCGACGACGGCACCGCGTACCAGGCGAAGCTGTTCTTCCTGGGTTGTGTGCTGGTCGCCGGGCTCTACGGCGCCGCCACGGTCAGCCGGCGCATCCTGTTCGTGCAGGCGGTCCCGGCCGCGCTGGGCCTGGTCCTGGTGCTGCTGGCCGGCTGA
- a CDS encoding GIY-YIG nuclease family protein, with translation MTTPRMRADDLPADQDWMADAVRLLSGPPLDPGVAGKRLGRGSGVYAWWAAPTVFPHLPGPPNEHDPALRLLYVGRAGNLRGRILRNHLRRSGSSTLRRTLAGLLLSDGYRTTWTDRVVLIPEDEARLTAWMHRHLRLTWAEDEDAEEIEAALVRHLHPPLNVYGVRPEHVQPAVVAAKDAYDASSRPAEVS, from the coding sequence ATGACTACTCCGCGAATGCGTGCCGACGATCTGCCGGCCGACCAGGACTGGATGGCGGACGCCGTGCGGCTGCTGTCCGGCCCGCCGCTCGACCCCGGCGTCGCCGGAAAGCGCCTCGGGCGGGGCAGCGGCGTCTACGCGTGGTGGGCCGCCCCGACGGTCTTCCCGCACCTGCCGGGCCCGCCGAACGAGCACGACCCGGCACTGCGGCTGCTGTACGTCGGCCGCGCGGGCAACCTGCGCGGCCGGATCCTGCGCAACCACCTGCGGCGGTCGGGCAGCTCGACGCTGCGGCGCACGCTGGCGGGCCTGCTGCTGTCCGACGGATACCGGACGACCTGGACCGACCGCGTCGTCCTGATTCCCGAGGACGAGGCGCGGCTGACCGCGTGGATGCACCGGCACCTGCGCCTGACCTGGGCCGAGGACGAGGACGCGGAGGAGATCGAGGCCGCGCTGGTCCGGCACCTGCACCCGCCGCTGAACGTGTACGGCGTCCGCCCGGAGCACGTCCAGCCGG